The following proteins are encoded in a genomic region of Methylibium petroleiphilum PM1:
- the bfr gene encoding bacterioferritin, whose translation MKGDAKVIEYLNAQLKNELTAINQYFMHYRLMKHWGFDKLAKKEYEESIGEMKHADRLMDRILMLDGLPNLQDLGKLLIGEDVVEAMRSDLQLEQTAQLTIKDGIAHCETVRDYVSRDLLQGILDDTEEHIDFLETQLGLVDQVGPQNYLQSQMGEIGS comes from the coding sequence ATGAAAGGCGACGCCAAAGTCATCGAATACCTGAACGCTCAGCTCAAGAACGAGCTGACCGCGATCAACCAGTACTTCATGCACTACCGCTTGATGAAGCACTGGGGTTTCGACAAGCTCGCGAAGAAGGAATACGAAGAGTCGATCGGCGAGATGAAGCACGCGGACCGCCTGATGGACCGCATCCTGATGCTCGACGGCCTGCCGAACCTGCAGGACCTGGGCAAGCTGCTGATCGGCGAGGATGTCGTCGAGGCGATGCGCAGCGACCTGCAACTGGAGCAGACCGCGCAACTCACGATCAAGGATGGCATCGCGCACTGCGAGACGGTGCGCGACTACGTCTCGCGCGACCTGCTGCAGGGCATCCTCGACGACACCGAGGAGCACATCGATTTCCTTGAGACGCAGCTCGGCCTGGTCGACCAGGTCGGTCCGCAGAACTACCTGCAGTCGCAGATGGGCGAGATCGGTTCCTGA
- the carB gene encoding carbamoyl-phosphate synthase large subunit — protein sequence MPKRTDLQSILIIGAGPIIIGQACEFDYSGAQACKALREEGYRVILVNSNPATIMTDPEMADATYIEPITWSVVEKIIAKERQTHPDEKMAILPTMGGQTALNCALDLHKHGVLSKYGVEMIGANEHAIEKAEDRLKFKDAMTGIGLHSAKSGIAHSMEEALAVQRRITSDIGGTGFPMVIRPSFTLGGTGGGIAYNPEEFEEICKRGLDLSPTKELLIEESLIGWKEYEMEVVRDKADNCIIVCSIENLDPMGIHTGDSITVAPAQTLTDKEYQLLRNASIAILREIGVDTGGSNVQFSINPDNGRMVVIEMNPRVSRSSALASKATGFPIAKVAAKLAVGYTLDELRNDITGGATPASFEPSIDYVVTKIPRFAFEKFPAADSRLTTQMKSVGEVMAMGRSFQESFQKALRGLETGIDGLSERSTDREEIVQEIGEAGPERILYVADAFRIGLSRDEIFEETAIDPWFLAQIEQLVQAELALKGRTLASLSTDELRFLKRKGFSDKRLAKLLGTHQHEVRAARHAQGVRPVYKRVDTCAAEFATQTAYMYSTYDDECEAQPTDRKKIMVLGGGPNRIGQGIEFDYCCVHAALAMREDGYETIMVNCNPETVSTDYDTSDRLYFEPVTLEDVLEIVDKEKPVGVIVQYGGQTPLKLALDLERAGVPIVGTSPDSIDIAEDRERFQQLLHKLGLKQPPNRTARTEEAALQLAQEIGYPLVVRPSYVLGGRAMEIVHGDKDLERYMREAVRVSEKSPVLLDRFLDDAVEVDVDCISDGHDVMIGAIMEHIEQAGVHSGDSACSLPPYALSPALQDELRRQTAAMAKALQVVGLMNVQFAIQGEGDEAVVYVLEVNPRASRTVPFVSKATGQPLAKIAARCMVGQKLAAQKALRGEAPREIVPSYYSVKEAVFPFNKFPGVDPILGPEMRSTGEVMGAGRSFGEAMLKSQLGAGSRLPSRGTVVITVKNADKDRAVKIAGDLVDLGFNVVATRGTAAAISAAGVPVKVVNKVKDGRPHIADMIKAGEIQLVFTTVDETRTAIADSRYIRTAAIANRVSYYTTMAGCEAAVEALKHQDDLTVLSLQELHAELH from the coding sequence ATGCCCAAGCGCACCGACCTTCAAAGCATCCTCATCATCGGCGCCGGCCCGATCATCATCGGTCAGGCCTGCGAGTTCGACTACTCCGGCGCTCAGGCCTGCAAGGCGCTGCGCGAGGAGGGCTATCGCGTCATCCTCGTCAACAGCAATCCGGCGACGATCATGACCGACCCGGAGATGGCCGATGCCACCTACATCGAGCCGATCACGTGGTCGGTGGTCGAAAAGATCATCGCCAAGGAGCGCCAGACGCATCCCGACGAGAAGATGGCGATCCTGCCCACGATGGGCGGCCAGACCGCGTTGAACTGCGCCCTCGACCTGCACAAGCACGGTGTGTTGTCCAAGTACGGCGTCGAGATGATCGGCGCCAACGAGCACGCGATCGAGAAGGCCGAGGACCGCCTGAAGTTCAAGGACGCGATGACCGGCATCGGCCTGCATTCGGCCAAGAGCGGCATCGCGCACTCGATGGAGGAGGCGCTGGCCGTCCAGCGTCGGATCACGAGCGACATCGGCGGCACCGGTTTCCCGATGGTGATCCGCCCGAGCTTCACGCTCGGCGGCACCGGCGGCGGCATCGCCTACAACCCCGAGGAGTTCGAGGAGATCTGCAAACGCGGCCTCGACCTCTCGCCGACCAAGGAACTGCTCATCGAAGAGAGCCTGATCGGCTGGAAGGAGTACGAGATGGAGGTGGTCCGCGACAAGGCGGACAACTGCATCATCGTCTGCTCGATCGAGAACCTCGATCCGATGGGCATCCACACCGGCGACTCGATCACCGTGGCGCCGGCCCAGACGCTGACCGACAAGGAATACCAGCTGCTGCGCAACGCCAGCATCGCGATCCTGCGCGAGATCGGCGTCGACACCGGCGGCTCCAACGTGCAGTTCTCGATCAACCCGGACAACGGCCGCATGGTCGTGATCGAGATGAATCCGCGCGTGTCGCGGTCGTCGGCCCTGGCTTCAAAGGCCACCGGATTCCCGATCGCGAAGGTGGCCGCCAAGCTGGCGGTCGGCTACACGCTCGACGAACTGCGCAACGACATCACCGGCGGCGCGACGCCGGCGAGCTTCGAGCCCAGCATCGACTACGTCGTCACCAAGATCCCGCGCTTCGCGTTCGAGAAGTTCCCGGCCGCCGACTCCCGCCTGACCACGCAGATGAAGTCGGTGGGCGAGGTGATGGCGATGGGCCGCAGCTTCCAGGAGAGTTTCCAGAAGGCGCTGCGCGGTCTCGAGACCGGCATCGACGGCCTGTCCGAGCGCAGCACCGACCGCGAGGAGATCGTCCAGGAGATCGGCGAGGCGGGTCCGGAGCGCATCCTCTATGTCGCCGACGCCTTCCGCATCGGCCTGAGCCGCGACGAGATCTTCGAGGAAACCGCGATCGACCCATGGTTCCTGGCACAGATCGAGCAGCTCGTGCAGGCGGAGCTGGCGCTGAAGGGCCGCACGCTGGCCAGCCTGTCGACGGACGAGCTGCGCTTCCTCAAGCGCAAGGGCTTCTCCGACAAGCGCCTGGCCAAGCTGCTCGGCACCCACCAGCATGAGGTGCGCGCCGCGCGCCACGCACAGGGCGTGCGGCCGGTCTACAAGCGCGTCGACACCTGTGCGGCCGAGTTCGCCACGCAGACCGCCTACATGTACTCGACGTACGACGACGAGTGCGAGGCGCAGCCGACCGACCGCAAGAAGATCATGGTGCTCGGCGGCGGCCCGAACCGCATCGGCCAGGGCATCGAGTTCGACTACTGCTGCGTGCACGCCGCGCTGGCGATGCGCGAGGACGGCTACGAGACCATCATGGTCAACTGCAACCCCGAGACCGTGTCGACCGACTACGACACCTCGGACCGGCTTTACTTCGAGCCGGTGACGCTGGAAGACGTGCTGGAGATCGTCGACAAGGAAAAGCCGGTCGGCGTGATCGTGCAGTACGGAGGCCAGACGCCGTTGAAGCTGGCGCTCGACCTGGAGCGCGCCGGCGTGCCGATCGTCGGCACCTCGCCGGACAGCATCGACATCGCGGAAGATCGCGAGCGCTTCCAGCAATTGCTGCACAAGCTCGGTCTGAAGCAGCCTCCGAACCGCACCGCGCGCACCGAGGAGGCCGCGCTGCAGCTGGCGCAGGAGATCGGCTACCCCCTGGTGGTGCGCCCGAGCTACGTGCTGGGCGGCCGTGCGATGGAGATCGTGCATGGCGACAAGGACCTCGAGCGCTACATGCGCGAGGCGGTCCGCGTGTCCGAGAAGTCGCCGGTGCTGCTCGACCGCTTCCTCGATGACGCGGTGGAGGTCGATGTCGACTGCATCTCCGACGGCCACGACGTGATGATCGGCGCGATCATGGAGCACATCGAGCAGGCCGGCGTGCACTCCGGCGACTCGGCGTGCTCGCTGCCGCCGTATGCGCTGAGCCCGGCGCTGCAGGATGAACTGCGGCGCCAGACCGCGGCGATGGCGAAGGCGCTGCAGGTCGTGGGCCTGATGAACGTGCAGTTCGCGATCCAGGGCGAGGGCGACGAGGCGGTCGTCTACGTGCTCGAGGTCAACCCGCGCGCGTCGCGCACCGTACCCTTCGTCTCCAAGGCCACCGGCCAGCCGCTGGCCAAGATCGCGGCGCGCTGCATGGTCGGCCAGAAGCTGGCCGCGCAGAAGGCCCTGAGGGGCGAGGCGCCGCGCGAGATCGTGCCCTCGTACTACAGCGTCAAGGAAGCGGTGTTCCCGTTCAACAAGTTCCCCGGCGTCGATCCCATCCTCGGCCCCGAGATGCGCTCGACCGGCGAGGTGATGGGGGCGGGCCGCAGCTTCGGCGAGGCCATGCTCAAGAGCCAGCTCGGCGCCGGCTCGCGCCTGCCGTCCAGGGGCACGGTCGTCATCACGGTGAAGAACGCCGACAAGGATCGCGCGGTCAAGATCGCCGGCGATCTGGTCGATCTCGGCTTCAACGTCGTCGCCACCAGGGGCACGGCAGCGGCCATCTCGGCGGCCGGCGTGCCGGTGAAGGTGGTCAACAAGGTCAAGGACGGTCGGCCGCACATCGCCGACATGATCAAGGCCGGCGAGATCCAGCTGGTATTCACGACCGTCGACGAGACCCGTACCGCGATCGCGGATTCGCGCTACATCCGCACCGCGGCGATCGCCAACCGCGTCAGTTACTACACGACCATGGCCGGCTGCGAGGCCGCGGTCGAGGCACTGAAGCATCAGGACGATCTGACCGTGCTTTCCCTGCAGGAACTGCACGCGGAACTCCACTAA
- a CDS encoding RlmE family RNA methyltransferase, with product MKVKTKSKKVNKAWLNDHINDPYVKLAQKEGYRARAAYKLKEIDEALGLIKPGQVVVDLGAAPGAWSQYLRRRFAPKEAGTGGAAAGALNGRIIALDLLDFEPIEGVQFIQGDFHDEAVLAELSAAIGGRGVDVVVSDMAPNLSGIASSDSARIALLVELAVEFAETHLHPHGALVCKVFHGSGHSQLVELFKKRFRVVKPIKPKASRDKSSETFLVGIGLKSR from the coding sequence ATGAAAGTCAAAACCAAGAGCAAGAAGGTCAACAAGGCGTGGCTCAACGATCACATCAACGATCCCTACGTCAAGCTGGCCCAGAAGGAGGGCTACCGGGCCCGTGCCGCCTACAAGCTCAAGGAGATCGATGAGGCGCTGGGGCTGATCAAGCCGGGCCAGGTCGTCGTCGACCTCGGCGCGGCACCCGGCGCCTGGAGCCAGTACCTGCGCCGCAGGTTCGCACCCAAAGAGGCCGGCACCGGCGGCGCCGCGGCCGGTGCACTGAACGGCCGCATCATTGCACTCGACCTCCTGGATTTCGAGCCGATCGAGGGCGTGCAGTTCATCCAGGGCGATTTCCACGATGAGGCGGTGCTTGCGGAATTGAGCGCCGCGATCGGCGGGCGCGGCGTCGACGTGGTCGTGTCGGACATGGCGCCGAACCTCTCTGGCATCGCCTCCTCAGATTCCGCGCGCATCGCGCTGCTGGTGGAGCTGGCGGTCGAATTCGCCGAAACCCACCTCCATCCGCACGGCGCGCTGGTCTGCAAGGTGTTCCACGGCAGCGGCCACAGCCAGCTGGTCGAGCTGTTCAAGAAGCGTTTCCGGGTCGTGAAACCGATCAAGCCCAAGGCATCTCGTGACAAGTCGTCGGAAACCTTTCTGGTCGGCATCGGTCTCAAATCGAGGTGA
- the greA gene encoding transcription elongation factor GreA, giving the protein MATIPLTKRGAEKLKEELHRLKSVERHAVIQAIAEARAQGDLSENAEYEAAKDKQGFIEGRILEIESKMAAAQIIDPAMLDAGGRVVFGATVELEEESSGDSVTYQIVGDDEADLKQGLISVSSPIARAMIGKEAGDVAEFQAPGGTRRYEIVEVRYL; this is encoded by the coding sequence ATGGCCACCATCCCGCTGACCAAACGCGGCGCCGAGAAATTGAAGGAAGAGCTCCACCGCCTGAAGTCGGTGGAGCGGCATGCCGTGATCCAGGCGATCGCAGAGGCGCGTGCGCAGGGTGATCTGTCGGAGAACGCCGAGTACGAGGCCGCCAAGGACAAGCAGGGCTTCATCGAGGGACGCATCCTCGAGATCGAAAGCAAGATGGCGGCGGCACAGATCATCGATCCTGCGATGCTGGACGCTGGCGGGCGGGTGGTGTTCGGCGCGACGGTCGAGCTGGAGGAGGAGAGCTCGGGCGACAGCGTCACGTACCAGATCGTCGGTGACGACGAGGCCGACCTGAAGCAGGGGCTGATCTCGGTCAGCTCGCCGATCGCGCGCGCGATGATCGGCAAGGAAGCCGGCGACGTGGCGGAGTTCCAGGCGCCCGGCGGCACGCGCCGCTACGAGATCGTCGAGGTCCGCTACCTGTGA
- a CDS encoding YhbY family RNA-binding protein: MPAIQLTPAERKAHRADAHHLDPVVMIGGEGLTPAVTKEADAALKAHGLIKVRVFSDERETRETIFATLCEQLGAAPVQHIGKLLVLWRPVEPKEKTPDEHRQAGPRVVKILKFSKSGNHRAQVKKLTVLGNQRITSGGIVKRAKERLPSKKKLGD; encoded by the coding sequence ATGCCTGCCATTCAACTCACGCCTGCCGAGCGCAAGGCCCACCGTGCCGATGCGCACCACCTCGATCCGGTCGTGATGATCGGCGGCGAGGGTCTGACTCCCGCCGTCACCAAGGAGGCAGACGCCGCGCTGAAGGCCCACGGCCTGATCAAGGTACGCGTGTTCTCCGACGAACGCGAGACCCGCGAAACGATCTTCGCCACGCTGTGCGAACAGCTCGGCGCGGCGCCCGTCCAGCACATCGGCAAGCTGCTGGTGCTGTGGCGCCCGGTCGAGCCGAAGGAAAAGACGCCGGACGAACACCGCCAGGCCGGCCCGCGGGTGGTGAAGATCCTGAAGTTCTCCAAGAGCGGCAACCACCGTGCCCAGGTGAAGAAGCTCACCGTGCTGGGCAACCAGCGCATCACCTCCGGCGGCATCGTCAAGCGGGCCAAGGAGCGGCTGCCAAGCAAGAAGAAACTGGGCGACTGA
- a CDS encoding DUF502 domain-containing protein encodes MTSMPPPLKRTLTSIFLAGLLAALPLAATLLVIVWVLRLLFAYVGPGSFIGQRLVALGLGGGSSEVLGYLIGVALVLAAIFALGVVVQTRLRGWLARSVDALIQRIPVVRSIYGITQRFVELLSPRGADGGGLQSMRPVWCHFGGPGGVAVLGLLSAAETIDLGGAPYHAVLVPTAPVPVGGGLLYVPQAWITPAEIGIDALTSIYVSMGVTSAQYLPQTPADGR; translated from the coding sequence ATGACGTCCATGCCGCCGCCGCTGAAACGGACGCTGACGAGCATCTTCCTCGCCGGCTTGCTGGCTGCGCTGCCATTGGCTGCCACGCTTCTGGTCATCGTGTGGGTGCTGCGCCTGCTGTTCGCCTATGTCGGGCCGGGCAGCTTCATCGGTCAGCGACTGGTGGCGCTGGGCCTGGGCGGCGGCAGCTCCGAGGTGCTGGGCTACCTGATCGGCGTTGCCCTGGTGCTGGCGGCGATCTTCGCGCTCGGTGTCGTGGTCCAGACGCGCCTGCGCGGCTGGCTGGCACGCAGCGTCGACGCGCTGATCCAGCGCATTCCGGTCGTGCGCAGCATTTACGGCATCACCCAGCGCTTCGTCGAACTGCTGTCGCCGCGCGGGGCCGACGGCGGCGGGCTTCAGTCGATGCGGCCGGTCTGGTGCCACTTCGGCGGACCGGGCGGCGTGGCGGTGCTGGGCCTGCTGTCGGCCGCCGAGACCATCGACCTGGGCGGTGCGCCTTACCACGCAGTGCTGGTGCCGACCGCCCCGGTGCCGGTCGGCGGCGGGTTGCTCTACGTGCCGCAGGCGTGGATCACGCCGGCCGAGATCGGCATCGACGCGCTGACGAGCATCTACGTTTCCATGGGCGTCACCTCGGCCCAGTACCTGCCGCAGACGCCGGCAGACGGCCGATGA
- the folP gene encoding dihydropteroate synthase: MFWQTTRFRIDLVAPRVMGIVNVTPDSFSDGGLHGGAAGALAHCEQLLKDGADILDIGGESTRPGAEPVPLQDELARVLPVLRGAMALGVPVSLDSYKPEVMRAALDLGVDIVNDIKALREPGALDVVAAHANCGVCLMHMRGDQPKTMQDGDPQYDDVVTEVRSFLRARVEALRARGVDDARITLDPGIGFGKRTEHNVALLVRQQELLGLGLPLLAGWSRKGVLGRLTGREIGDRLVPSVAAALASVQRGARIVRVHDVAATVDALKVWRAAGLCP, from the coding sequence ATGTTCTGGCAGACCACGCGATTCCGCATCGATCTCGTCGCCCCGCGCGTCATGGGCATCGTCAATGTCACGCCGGACTCCTTCTCCGATGGCGGGCTGCATGGGGGCGCCGCCGGGGCGCTGGCCCACTGCGAGCAGTTGCTGAAGGACGGCGCCGACATCCTCGACATTGGTGGCGAATCGACCCGCCCGGGCGCGGAGCCGGTGCCGCTGCAGGACGAACTGGCACGCGTGCTGCCGGTGCTGCGCGGCGCGATGGCGCTCGGCGTGCCTGTGTCGCTAGACAGCTACAAGCCCGAGGTGATGCGCGCCGCGCTCGACCTCGGTGTGGACATCGTCAACGACATCAAGGCGCTGCGCGAACCCGGGGCGCTGGACGTGGTGGCGGCGCACGCGAACTGCGGTGTCTGCCTGATGCACATGCGCGGCGACCAGCCGAAGACCATGCAGGACGGCGATCCGCAGTACGACGACGTGGTGACCGAGGTGCGCTCCTTCCTGCGGGCGCGCGTCGAAGCGCTGCGAGCGCGGGGCGTCGACGACGCCCGGATCACGCTCGACCCGGGCATCGGCTTCGGCAAGCGCACCGAGCACAACGTGGCGCTGCTGGTCCGTCAGCAAGAGCTGCTGGGCCTGGGGCTGCCGCTGCTGGCGGGCTGGTCGCGCAAGGGCGTGCTGGGCCGGCTGACCGGCCGCGAGATCGGCGACCGCCTGGTGCCCAGCGTCGCGGCGGCGCTCGCCTCGGTGCAGCGCGGGGCGCGCATCGTGCGCGTGCACGACGTGGCCGCCACCGTCGATGCGTTGAAAGTGTGGCGGGCTGCCGGTCTTTGCCCGTGA
- the ftsH gene encoding ATP-dependent zinc metalloprotease FtsH gives MNNQWFSKVAVWLVIALVLFTVFKQFDRTAAAGGQIGYSDFLEEVRSKRISTVTLQESGNGATEIRAATTDGKTLRTTATYLDRGLVGDLINNGVKFDVKPREEPSILMSILLSWGPMLLLIGVWIYFMRQMQGGGKGGAFSFGKSKARMLDEANNSTTFADVAGCDEAKEEVKELVDFLKDPQKFQKLGGRIPRGVLLVGPPGTGKTLLAKAIAGEAKVPFFSISGSDFVEMFVGVGAARVRDMFEQAKKSAPCIIFVDEIDAVGRHRGAGLGGGNDEREQTLNQMLVEMDGFETNLGVIVMAATNRPDILDPALLRPGRFDRQVYVTLPDVRGREQILNVHMRKVPIGQDIRADILARGTPGFSGADLANLVNEAALFAARRSARVVEMADFEKAKDKIMMGPERKSMVMPEEERRNTAYHEAGHALVARLMPKTDPVHKVTVIPRGRALGVTMQLPETDRYSMDKERMLSTISVLFGGRIAEEVFMNQMTTGASNDFERATQIARDMVMRYGMTDELGPMVYSENEGEVFLGRSVTKTTNMSEETMRKVDSVIRRIIDEQYTTARKLIEDNQDKMHAMAKALLEWETIDAEQIDDIMGGKPPRPPKDWTPSSAAGVNGGSGNGGTPAVSTDGAPAAV, from the coding sequence GTGAACAATCAATGGTTCTCGAAGGTCGCTGTCTGGCTGGTGATCGCCCTGGTGCTGTTCACCGTGTTCAAGCAGTTCGACCGCACGGCGGCCGCGGGCGGGCAGATCGGCTATTCCGACTTCCTCGAAGAGGTGCGCAGCAAGCGCATCTCGACCGTTACCCTGCAGGAGAGCGGCAACGGTGCGACGGAGATCCGGGCGGCCACCACCGATGGCAAGACGCTGCGCACCACCGCCACTTACCTTGATCGGGGGCTGGTCGGAGACCTGATCAACAACGGCGTCAAGTTCGACGTCAAGCCGCGGGAGGAGCCGTCGATCCTGATGAGCATCCTGCTCAGCTGGGGCCCGATGTTGCTGCTGATCGGCGTGTGGATCTATTTCATGCGACAGATGCAGGGCGGCGGCAAGGGCGGCGCCTTCAGTTTCGGCAAGTCCAAGGCGAGGATGCTGGACGAAGCCAACAACTCCACCACGTTTGCCGACGTTGCCGGCTGTGACGAAGCGAAAGAGGAAGTCAAGGAGTTGGTCGACTTCCTGAAGGACCCGCAGAAGTTCCAGAAGCTCGGTGGGCGCATCCCGCGCGGCGTGTTGCTGGTCGGCCCGCCAGGCACCGGCAAGACCCTGCTCGCCAAGGCGATCGCCGGCGAGGCGAAGGTGCCGTTCTTCTCGATCTCGGGTTCCGACTTCGTCGAGATGTTCGTCGGTGTCGGCGCGGCGCGTGTGCGCGACATGTTCGAGCAGGCCAAGAAGAGCGCGCCCTGCATCATCTTCGTCGATGAAATCGACGCGGTCGGGCGCCACCGCGGCGCTGGCCTGGGCGGCGGCAACGACGAACGCGAGCAAACGCTGAATCAGATGTTGGTCGAGATGGACGGCTTCGAGACCAACCTCGGCGTCATCGTGATGGCGGCCACCAACCGGCCCGACATCCTGGATCCGGCTCTGCTGCGTCCGGGCCGTTTCGACCGCCAGGTCTACGTGACGCTGCCCGACGTGCGGGGCCGCGAGCAGATCCTGAACGTGCACATGCGCAAGGTGCCGATCGGCCAGGACATCCGCGCTGACATCCTGGCGCGCGGCACGCCGGGCTTCTCGGGCGCCGACCTGGCTAACCTGGTCAACGAAGCGGCGCTGTTCGCCGCGCGGCGCAGCGCCCGCGTCGTCGAGATGGCCGACTTCGAGAAGGCCAAGGACAAGATCATGATGGGCCCCGAGCGCAAGTCCATGGTCATGCCCGAGGAGGAGCGCCGCAACACCGCCTACCACGAGGCTGGCCACGCACTGGTGGCGCGTCTGATGCCCAAGACCGACCCGGTGCACAAGGTCACCGTGATTCCGCGTGGTCGCGCGCTGGGCGTGACCATGCAGTTGCCGGAGACCGACCGCTACAGCATGGACAAGGAGCGCATGCTGAGCACGATCTCGGTGCTGTTCGGCGGCCGCATCGCCGAAGAGGTGTTCATGAACCAGATGACCACCGGCGCCAGCAACGACTTCGAGCGCGCGACCCAGATCGCCCGCGACATGGTGATGCGCTACGGCATGACCGACGAACTGGGCCCGATGGTCTACTCCGAGAACGAAGGCGAGGTCTTCCTCGGTCGCTCGGTCACGAAGACGACCAACATGTCCGAAGAGACGATGCGCAAGGTCGACTCGGTGATCCGCCGCATCATCGACGAGCAGTACACCACCGCCCGCAAGCTCATCGAGGACAACCAGGACAAGATGCACGCGATGGCGAAGGCGCTGCTGGAATGGGAAACCATCGACGCAGAGCAGATCGACGACATCATGGGCGGCAAGCCGCCGCGGCCGCCGAAGGACTGGACGCCCAGTAGCGCGGCCGGCGTGAACGGCGGCAGCGGTAACGGCGGCACGCCGGCCGTCAGCACCGACGGTGCTCCGGCCGCGGTCTGA
- a CDS encoding DUF4149 domain-containing protein, with amino-acid sequence MSGASLVAVPERLRRLIPGLWFGVLLAIALIAAPSLFSLLDRPSAGRVAARLFALEAQLSLALCVLLGLLERLRAGRRAKAGQGSPVSAELLLLLGVLFCTVLGHYALQPMMEAARAGEGRWSFGALHGVSTTLYAVKSLLVATLAWRAARG; translated from the coding sequence GTGAGCGGCGCCAGCCTGGTGGCCGTGCCTGAACGGCTGCGGCGCCTGATCCCCGGCCTGTGGTTCGGCGTGTTGCTGGCCATTGCCCTCATCGCCGCCCCCAGCCTGTTCAGCTTGCTGGACCGGCCGTCGGCCGGGCGGGTGGCGGCGCGGCTGTTCGCGCTCGAGGCCCAGCTCAGCCTGGCGCTGTGCGTGCTGCTCGGGTTGCTGGAGCGCCTGCGGGCCGGCCGCCGCGCGAAGGCCGGGCAGGGCTCGCCGGTCAGCGCCGAACTGCTGCTGCTGCTGGGTGTGCTGTTCTGCACCGTGCTCGGCCACTACGCGCTGCAGCCGATGATGGAGGCCGCACGCGCCGGGGAGGGGCGCTGGTCGTTCGGCGCGCTGCACGGCGTGTCGACGACCCTCTACGCCGTGAAGAGCCTGTTGGTCGCTACATTGGCCTGGCGGGCGGCACGGGGCTGA
- the carA gene encoding glutamine-hydrolyzing carbamoyl-phosphate synthase small subunit has translation MLPDLPLALLALADGTVFQGTSIGAAGRTVGEVVFNTALTGYQEILTDPSYCRQIVTLTYPHIGNTGVNEEDVEASKVHAAGLIIKDLPVLDSNFRKTRTLSQYLRDEGTVAIADIDTRKLTRILRTGGAQNGCIVALPRGETFTEALVADAVARARSAQSMAGLDLAKVVSTAMPYGWTETEWSLGTGYGTQAAPKFHVVAYDFGVKRNILRMLASRGCQVTVVPAKTPAAEALLLKPDGIFLSNGPGDPEPCDYAIEATRTLIDTGLPVFGICLGHQIMALASGAKTFKMKFGHHGANHPVKDLDDGRVSITSQNHGFAVDEKSLPATLRPTHVSLFDGTLQGLARTDKPAFCFQGHPEASPGPHDIGYLFDRFIALMEKN, from the coding sequence GTGCTGCCAGATCTGCCCCTCGCTCTACTTGCTCTCGCAGACGGCACGGTCTTTCAAGGTACCTCGATCGGCGCGGCCGGTCGCACGGTCGGCGAGGTGGTGTTCAACACCGCGCTCACCGGCTACCAGGAAATCCTCACCGACCCGAGCTACTGCCGGCAGATCGTCACGCTGACGTATCCGCACATCGGCAACACCGGCGTCAACGAGGAGGATGTCGAAGCCTCGAAAGTCCATGCCGCCGGCCTGATCATCAAGGACCTGCCAGTCCTCGACTCGAATTTCCGCAAGACCCGCACGCTGTCGCAGTACCTGCGCGACGAAGGAACGGTGGCGATCGCCGACATCGACACCCGCAAGCTCACCCGCATCCTGCGCACCGGCGGGGCCCAGAACGGCTGCATCGTGGCGCTGCCGCGCGGGGAGACCTTCACCGAGGCGCTGGTCGCCGACGCGGTGGCCCGGGCGCGCAGTGCGCAGAGCATGGCAGGCCTGGATCTCGCCAAGGTCGTGAGCACTGCGATGCCCTACGGTTGGACCGAGACCGAGTGGTCGCTGGGCACCGGCTACGGCACCCAGGCGGCGCCGAAGTTCCACGTCGTCGCCTATGACTTCGGCGTCAAGCGCAACATCCTGCGCATGCTGGCCAGCCGCGGCTGCCAGGTCACGGTGGTGCCGGCCAAGACGCCGGCCGCGGAGGCGCTGCTGCTGAAGCCGGACGGCATCTTCCTCAGCAACGGCCCGGGCGACCCCGAGCCCTGCGACTACGCGATCGAGGCAACGCGCACGCTGATCGACACCGGCCTGCCGGTGTTCGGCATCTGTCTGGGTCACCAGATCATGGCGCTGGCTTCGGGGGCGAAGACCTTCAAGATGAAGTTCGGGCACCACGGCGCCAACCACCCGGTAAAGGACCTGGACGACGGCCGCGTCAGCATCACGAGCCAGAACCACGGTTTCGCGGTCGACGAGAAGTCCCTGCCGGCCACCCTGCGCCCCACGCACGTGAGCCTGTTCGACGGCACGCTGCAGGGGCTGGCGCGCACCGACAAGCCCGCCTTCTGCTTCCAGGGCCACCCGGAAGCGTCTCCCGGGCCGCACGACATCGGCTACCTGTTCGACCGCTTCATTGCGCTGATGGAAAAGAACTGA